The following DNA comes from Marinilactibacillus sp. Marseille-P9653.
ATTGAAGACTTAGGATATCCTGTTGTCAAATCAAAGGTAAAACCTGCTTAATCGAGTGAATAGAAAGGAAGCCTAGGATGCCCTCTTAGGCTTTTTATAAAAGGGAGAGGTTATTTTGGAACAAAACCAATGTTGTCATCACCAACATGGACATGCAGAATGTATTCGTATTGTTCCCATTTTCAACCATTTGGAAGACTCACAAATGGATTTGATTGCGGAATCTGCCAAGACACTTCATCTTAAAAAAGGGGAAATGTTATTCCGTGCAGATCAGGAAGATGATACCTTATATATTATCAATTCAGGTAAGGCTCGGATTTACCGCTTATCGGATTCTGGAAAAGAACAACTTGTTCGCATTTTAAATCCTGGTGATTTTACAGGTGAAGTCGCCATTTTCCAACCTGGAAGTATTCATGAGAATTATGCGGAAGCACTACAAAATACATCTATTTGTTTAATTAAACGAGGTGATTTACAGAAGTATTTGGTGGAATATCCGCAGATCTCATTAAAAATACTGTCAGAAGTAACGATGCGTTTAAAGGATTCTGAAAAACAAACCACACAAGTAGCGATTGAAAATGTAGAAACCCGCATTATATCCTTTTTAGCTGAGAATATTGAAAAGGGAAGTGGCAATAGTCCAACGATTATCTTACCAATGTCCAAAAAGGATTTAGCCTCGTATCTTGGTACCACACCAGAAACAATCAGCCGTAAATTTACTACTCTAGAAGAACTTGGATTGATTAAACAGTTACCGAAAAAGAAAATTAAAATAATGGATTTAGATCAATTGTTACTTCATACTGAATAAATATAAGCAGAGTAGCGTGCCATCATTAACGTGTTAAGTTTAATAGTACAAAACATAAAATAACAAACCTTTTAGCAATCCAAT
Coding sequences within:
- a CDS encoding Crp/Fnr family transcriptional regulator encodes the protein MEQNQCCHHQHGHAECIRIVPIFNHLEDSQMDLIAESAKTLHLKKGEMLFRADQEDDTLYIINSGKARIYRLSDSGKEQLVRILNPGDFTGEVAIFQPGSIHENYAEALQNTSICLIKRGDLQKYLVEYPQISLKILSEVTMRLKDSEKQTTQVAIENVETRIISFLAENIEKGSGNSPTIILPMSKKDLASYLGTTPETISRKFTTLEELGLIKQLPKKKIKIMDLDQLLLHTE